The Nitratidesulfovibrio sp. SRB-5 genome includes a window with the following:
- a CDS encoding heavy-metal-associated domain-containing protein, with product MKKYKVKGLQSPDCAATVTTSIQTKAGIEEVNVNLATGEITYGPAVCVDTRMLREAVESAGYTLEEEEA from the coding sequence ATGAAAAAGTACAAGGTGAAGGGGCTGCAAAGCCCGGACTGCGCCGCCACCGTGACCACTTCCATCCAGACCAAGGCCGGGATCGAGGAAGTGAACGTGAACCTGGCCACCGGCGAAATCACCTACGGTCCGGCGGTGTGCGTGGATACGCGCATGCTGCGCGAAGCCGTGGAAAGCGCCGGGTACACGCTGGAGGAAGAAGAGGCGTAG
- a CDS encoding GNAT family N-acetyltransferase: MTTQYRLEETTPGAQWDAFVEASPNGTIFSLSAYLAAVRQPSRLYWCMNGNERRAAVAVTESADGSCAVQHDFVIHNGILFAPPANKQNRSTVLSERFEIATDVAAALSRRYARVELALSPQVTDIRPFLWHNYGRDDAPRYVADVRYTAYTSLAGFADAAAPEDVPLFPEISYSRRQEVRKALKTGVRTTEDATPEDLSAFYALTMGRQGIEVERERLDELRDLAAAVLAGGFGRLFATRTPEGELAAMALFGMDSKRAYYLFGAGDPHLRNTPCGTAVLWDAFGQLARAGVTEVDLEGVNSPRRGWFKLSFGADILPYYQLVKDGPEPAEPTEQPEQPEQAEQAAQ; this comes from the coding sequence GTGACCACGCAATACCGTCTCGAAGAGACCACCCCCGGCGCCCAGTGGGACGCCTTTGTCGAGGCATCCCCCAACGGCACCATCTTCTCGCTGTCCGCGTACCTGGCTGCCGTGCGCCAGCCCAGCCGCCTGTACTGGTGCATGAACGGCAACGAACGCCGCGCCGCCGTGGCCGTTACCGAATCGGCGGACGGATCGTGCGCCGTGCAGCATGATTTCGTCATCCACAACGGCATCCTGTTCGCCCCGCCCGCCAACAAGCAGAACCGCTCCACGGTGTTGTCCGAGCGGTTCGAGATCGCCACGGACGTGGCCGCCGCCCTGTCGCGCCGCTACGCGCGGGTGGAACTGGCCCTGTCGCCCCAGGTCACCGACATCCGGCCCTTCCTGTGGCACAACTACGGCAGGGACGACGCCCCCCGTTACGTGGCCGACGTGCGCTACACCGCCTACACCAGCCTGGCGGGCTTTGCCGATGCCGCCGCGCCGGAAGACGTGCCGTTGTTTCCGGAAATTTCCTATTCGCGCCGCCAGGAAGTGCGCAAGGCCCTGAAGACCGGCGTGCGCACCACCGAAGACGCAACCCCCGAAGACCTTTCCGCCTTCTACGCCCTGACCATGGGCCGCCAGGGCATTGAGGTGGAGCGGGAACGGCTGGACGAACTGCGCGACCTGGCCGCCGCCGTGCTGGCGGGCGGCTTCGGGCGACTGTTCGCCACCCGCACCCCGGAAGGCGAACTGGCGGCCATGGCCCTGTTCGGCATGGACAGCAAGCGCGCCTACTACCTGTTCGGCGCGGGCGACCCACACCTGCGCAACACCCCCTGCGGCACCGCCGTACTGTGGGATGCCTTCGGCCAGCTGGCCCGCGCGGGCGTGACCGAAGTGGACCTGGAAGGGGTGAACAGCCCCCGCCGGGGCTGGTTCAAGCTCAGTTTCGGGGCGGACATCCTGCCCTACTATCAGCTGGTCAAGGATGGCCCCGAGCCTGCCGAGCCGACAGAACAGCCGGAACAGCCGGAGCAGGCGGAACAGGCGGCCCAGTAG
- the amrB gene encoding AmmeMemoRadiSam system protein B produces MHDRHLDTGHAIDRNPVVAGMFYPDDPDLLRHTVREHLAAAPREAAPTLLAMVPHAGYVYSGEVTGQTLGAANLPDTIVLLGPNHTGLGAPLSVWPGGHWHTPLGPVPVDEELADTLAESDAGFTRDTAAHMREHSIEVVLPFLQEYTPDLAIVPVAVAEPHPQALREAAQALAGALRRLEAAGRRVAMVVSSDMSHYVTHADAARLDRLALARIEALDPLGLYATVRDRGISMCGVLPATLGLLAALDLGAQTARVVAYATSGEVSGDMQRVVGYAGVLVA; encoded by the coding sequence ATGCACGACAGGCATCTGGACACCGGACACGCCATCGACCGCAACCCCGTGGTGGCGGGCATGTTCTACCCGGACGATCCCGACCTGCTGCGCCACACCGTGCGCGAACACCTTGCCGCCGCCCCGCGCGAGGCAGCCCCCACCCTGCTGGCCATGGTGCCCCACGCGGGCTACGTCTATTCCGGCGAGGTGACCGGACAGACCCTGGGCGCGGCCAACCTGCCCGACACCATCGTGCTGCTGGGCCCCAACCACACCGGGCTTGGCGCGCCGCTGTCCGTCTGGCCGGGCGGCCACTGGCACACCCCTCTCGGCCCGGTGCCCGTGGACGAGGAACTGGCGGACACCCTGGCCGAATCGGACGCGGGCTTCACCCGCGACACCGCCGCCCACATGCGCGAGCACTCCATAGAGGTGGTCCTGCCCTTCCTGCAGGAATACACGCCCGACCTTGCCATCGTGCCCGTGGCCGTGGCGGAGCCGCACCCCCAGGCCCTGCGCGAGGCCGCGCAGGCACTTGCCGGGGCTCTGCGCCGCCTCGAGGCCGCCGGACGGCGGGTGGCCATGGTGGTGTCGTCGGACATGAGCCACTATGTCACCCATGCCGATGCCGCCCGGCTGGACCGCCTGGCCCTGGCGCGCATCGAGGCGCTGGACCCCCTCGGCCTGTACGCCACCGTGCGCGACCGGGGCATCTCCATGTGCGGGGTGCTGCCCGCCACCCTGGGGCTGCTGGCCGCGCTGGACCTGGGCGCCCAGACCGCGCGGGTGGTGGCCTATGCCACCTCTGGCGAAGTCAGCGGGGATATGCAGCGGGTGGTGGGGTATGCGGGGGTTCTTGTTGCGTAA